One window from the genome of Paracoccus zhejiangensis encodes:
- the nagA gene encoding N-acetylglucosamine-6-phosphate deacetylase, which translates to MTAYRAEWIFDGHRWHDDAALVVEGDRIAAILPAAEAEGAETIPGWIVPGLIDLQVNGGGGVMLNDEPTAQGIARICAAHAAFGTTSVMVTLITDRPEVTRAAIAATEAARGQPGLLGLHLEGPHFDPARKGTHDPALIRPMETGDLALLVEAAASLPHLICTVAPEAVTVAQIRALAEAGAMVSLGHSDCAFSAAQAGIDAGARMVTHLFNAMSPLTHRAPGLVGAALDDGRVSAGLIADGFHVDDAALRIALRGKAGPGRMFLVSDAMSTIGTDLPGLTLNGRQIFRKDGRLTLADGTLAGADIALIDAVRHVHQGLGLPLDQALQLAALNPAQAMGCEDLGHLQPGARADFIAITPEITASGSWIGGTRVSP; encoded by the coding sequence ATGACCGCCTATCGCGCCGAGTGGATCTTTGACGGGCATCGCTGGCATGATGATGCGGCGCTGGTTGTCGAGGGCGACCGCATCGCCGCCATCCTGCCCGCCGCCGAGGCCGAAGGGGCCGAAACCATCCCCGGCTGGATCGTGCCCGGACTGATCGATCTGCAGGTGAATGGCGGCGGCGGGGTCATGCTGAATGACGAACCCACCGCCCAAGGCATCGCCCGCATCTGCGCCGCCCATGCCGCTTTCGGCACCACCTCGGTCATGGTCACGCTGATCACCGACCGGCCCGAGGTGACCCGCGCCGCCATCGCCGCGACCGAAGCGGCCAGGGGCCAGCCCGGCCTGTTGGGCCTGCATCTCGAAGGCCCGCATTTCGACCCGGCGCGCAAGGGCACCCATGACCCTGCGCTGATCCGCCCGATGGAGACCGGGGATCTGGCGCTGCTGGTCGAAGCCGCCGCAAGCCTGCCGCATCTCATCTGTACCGTCGCGCCCGAGGCGGTGACGGTCGCGCAGATCCGCGCGCTGGCCGAGGCCGGGGCGATGGTCAGCCTTGGTCACAGCGATTGTGCTTTCAGCGCGGCACAGGCCGGGATCGATGCCGGCGCGCGCATGGTCACCCATCTTTTCAACGCCATGAGTCCCCTGACCCATCGCGCGCCGGGCCTTGTCGGCGCGGCGCTGGATGATGGCCGGGTCTCGGCCGGTCTGATCGCCGATGGCTTCCATGTCGACGACGCCGCCCTGCGCATCGCGCTGCGCGGCAAGGCCGGTCCGGGGCGGATGTTTCTCGTCTCGGACGCCATGTCCACGATCGGCACCGACCTGCCGGGCCTGACCCTGAACGGTCGGCAGATCTTCCGCAAGGACGGGCGGCTGACGCTGGCCGATGGCACGCTCGCGGGGGCGGATATCGCGCTGATCGATGCCGTGCGGCATGTGCATCAGGGGCTGGGGCTGCCGCTGGATCAGGCGCTGCAACTGGCCGCGCTGAACCCAGCGCAGGCCATGGGCTGCGAGGATCTGGGCCACCTGCAGCCCGGTGCGCGGGCGGATTTCATCGCCATCACGCCCGAGATCACCGCATCCGGCAGCTGGATCGGCGGCACGCGGGTTTCGCCATGA
- a CDS encoding ROK family protein, protein MILCFDIGGSTIKTAHAHAPDDVRPLGRVPTPGDDFDTFTAILGDAIAAAPGPERVAISIAGVLDPETGIARVANIPCLSGRRLHEDLTEALGLPVDLANDADCFALAEATVGAGRGHDVVLGVILGTGIGGGVVVRGQLINRNGGFAGEWGHGPIAQRVLGRPEITLPAFPCGCGLSGCLDAVCGARGLEMLHEHLHPGVVADSHAIIAGWQAGEPQSARSMELWIELLAGPLAMIQNLLGAGVMPVGGGLSNALPLIEALDREVRARTLRRIDRPLLVPAECRIEPGLVGAAILGLANAAGESRLGGENSAVCEN, encoded by the coding sequence ATGATCCTGTGTTTCGACATCGGCGGCAGCACCATCAAGACCGCCCATGCCCACGCCCCCGACGATGTTCGGCCATTGGGCCGCGTGCCGACGCCGGGGGATGATTTCGACACCTTCACCGCGATCCTCGGCGACGCCATCGCCGCCGCGCCCGGCCCCGAGCGCGTGGCGATCTCAATCGCGGGGGTGCTGGACCCGGAAACCGGCATTGCCCGCGTGGCGAATATCCCCTGCCTCTCCGGGCGGCGACTGCACGAGGACCTGACCGAGGCGCTTGGCCTGCCGGTCGATCTGGCCAATGACGCCGATTGCTTCGCGCTGGCCGAGGCGACGGTCGGCGCCGGGCGCGGGCATGATGTGGTGTTGGGGGTGATCCTTGGCACCGGCATCGGCGGCGGAGTGGTGGTGCGCGGCCAGTTGATCAACCGCAATGGCGGCTTTGCCGGCGAATGGGGGCATGGCCCGATCGCGCAGCGGGTGCTGGGCCGGCCCGAGATCACCCTGCCCGCCTTTCCCTGCGGCTGCGGCTTGTCGGGATGCCTCGATGCGGTCTGCGGCGCGCGCGGGCTGGAGATGCTGCACGAGCACCTGCATCCGGGCGTGGTAGCCGACAGCCATGCGATCATCGCCGGTTGGCAGGCGGGCGAACCGCAATCCGCGCGCAGCATGGAATTGTGGATCGAACTGCTGGCCGGACCCTTGGCGATGATCCAGAACCTCCTGGGCGCCGGGGTCATGCCGGTAGGCGGCGGGCTGTCGAACGCGCTGCCGCTGATCGAGGCGCTGGACCGCGAGGTCCGGGCGCGGACCCTGCGCCGAATCGACCGCCCACTTCTGGTACCCGCCGAATGCCGAATCGAGCCGGGCCTCGTCGGCGCGGCCATTCTGGGGCTGGCGAATGCCGCAGGGGAAAGCCGACTCGGCGGTGAAAATTCTGCCGTATGTGAAAATTGA
- a CDS encoding Gfo/Idh/MocA family protein → MKVAIIGLGYRLGYLGHVFKEMDPDFEIVGYFDPAPAGLATLTEHGISAGISHASPEALVRAGGFDLLMIGSPNHLHLDHIRLGLEAGVKIFSEKPIVASIEQTYELAALMGRYGHDRLLVGLVLRYAPLYRDLLAARDEGRLGKIVSVEAAEHIFPYHGAFFMRDWRRYEKWSGSFMLEKCCHDLDLYNGLIGARPRRVASFGGRKTFVPANDPRNEGINDLSLYHRKPSGWNGSDKVFDTDADIIDYQVAIVEYENGVGMNFHTNLNAPDQFRRFAVFGTKGQAEGDFIRGFLNVTDVLSESRVVEREYKATALSQHYGADEKMAAEVVDHVMKNGPLPVSTLQALEAGILALSMDEARRSGKVLDLAAVWDRYDNALVRKAA, encoded by the coding sequence ATGAAGGTCGCCATCATCGGACTGGGTTATCGGCTCGGCTATCTGGGCCATGTCTTCAAGGAGATGGACCCGGACTTCGAGATCGTCGGCTATTTCGATCCCGCGCCCGCAGGCCTTGCGACACTCACGGAACATGGCATTTCTGCGGGCATCAGCCACGCCTCGCCCGAGGCATTGGTGCGGGCGGGCGGGTTCGATCTTTTGATGATCGGCTCGCCCAACCATCTGCATCTGGACCATATCCGGCTTGGTCTCGAGGCCGGGGTGAAAATCTTTTCCGAGAAGCCCATCGTTGCCAGCATCGAACAGACCTATGAACTGGCGGCCCTGATGGGGCGCTATGGCCATGACCGGCTGCTGGTCGGGCTGGTGCTGCGCTATGCGCCGCTCTACCGCGACCTGCTGGCGGCGCGGGACGAGGGCCGCCTTGGCAAGATCGTCTCGGTCGAGGCCGCCGAGCATATCTTCCCCTATCACGGCGCCTTCTTCATGCGCGACTGGCGGCGTTACGAGAAATGGTCCGGCAGTTTCATGCTGGAAAAATGCTGCCACGATCTCGACCTCTACAACGGGTTGATCGGCGCACGCCCGCGCCGGGTCGCCAGCTTTGGCGGGCGCAAGACCTTCGTCCCGGCCAATGATCCGCGCAACGAGGGCATCAACGACCTGAGCCTCTACCACCGCAAGCCCTCGGGCTGGAACGGCTCGGACAAGGTCTTCGACACCGATGCCGACATCATCGACTACCAGGTGGCCATCGTCGAATACGAGAACGGCGTGGGGATGAACTTCCACACCAACCTGAACGCGCCCGACCAGTTCCGCCGCTTTGCCGTCTTCGGCACCAAGGGCCAGGCCGAGGGCGATTTCATCCGCGGCTTCCTGAACGTCACCGATGTGCTCAGCGAATCCCGCGTGGTCGAGCGCGAATACAAGGCCACCGCCCTGTCGCAGCATTACGGCGCCGACGAGAAGATGGCGGCCGAAGTGGTCGATCACGTCATGAAGAACGGCCCGCTGCCGGTCTCGACCCTGCAGGCGCTGGAGGCCGGCATCCTTGCCCTGTCGATGGACGAGGCGCGGCGCAGCGGCAAGGTGCTTGACCTTGCGGCAGTTTGGGATCGTTATGACAATGCGCTGGTCCGGAAGGCGGCCTGA
- a CDS encoding carbohydrate ABC transporter permease: protein MIKSRSAMIFAWALLAPAILYVLIIVAWPLFETFRLSFTDASLRKVVNYVGWRNYEKIFNETFLTVITRTFIWTFFSVLLKMIIGMCGAVLLNASVPGRNIFRILTMPPWIVPMAIGIFMWGWMYNGQFGMISGLLQRFGLTDGPVAFLAYGSTAFWATIVTDVWIGVPMVTIYFLAAMQAIPKDLYEAAWTDGAGRWTRFRRITLPLMAPAIITMSMLSLIATFNSFDIIWILTQGGPSGQTTTMIIDTYNTAIGSKKYGEGAARAVVICLFLSMFCIAYFRIVRRLADPGKA, encoded by the coding sequence ATGATCAAGTCACGATCCGCCATGATCTTTGCCTGGGCGCTTCTGGCCCCCGCGATCCTCTATGTGCTGATCATCGTGGCATGGCCCCTGTTCGAGACCTTCCGGCTGTCCTTCACCGATGCCTCGCTGCGCAAGGTGGTGAACTATGTCGGCTGGCGCAACTATGAGAAGATCTTCAACGAGACCTTCTTGACGGTCATCACCCGCACCTTCATCTGGACCTTCTTCTCGGTCCTCTTGAAGATGATCATCGGCATGTGCGGGGCGGTGCTGCTGAACGCCTCGGTGCCGGGGCGCAACATCTTCCGCATCCTGACCATGCCGCCCTGGATCGTGCCCATGGCCATCGGCATCTTCATGTGGGGCTGGATGTATAACGGCCAGTTCGGGATGATCTCGGGCCTCTTGCAGCGCTTCGGCCTGACCGATGGCCCGGTGGCCTTCCTCGCCTATGGCAGCACCGCCTTCTGGGCCACGATCGTCACCGATGTGTGGATCGGCGTGCCGATGGTGACGATCTATTTCCTCGCCGCCATGCAGGCCATCCCCAAGGACCTTTACGAGGCTGCCTGGACCGATGGCGCCGGACGTTGGACGCGCTTTCGCCGCATCACCCTGCCGCTGATGGCGCCGGCGATCATCACCATGTCGATGCTGTCGCTGATCGCCACCTTCAACAGTTTCGACATCATCTGGATCCTGACCCAGGGCGGTCCGTCCGGCCAGACCACGACGATGATCATCGACACCTACAACACCGCGATCGGGTCGAAAAAATATGGCGAGGGTGCGGCGCGCGCCGTGGTCATCTGCCTGTTCCTGTCGATGTTCTGCATCGCCTATTTCCGCATCGTCCGCCGTCTGGCGGACCCCGGCAAGGCCTAG
- a CDS encoding carbohydrate ABC transporter permease, protein MALFRKDDTAMIDRYRWWEIVGIYLGIFAFLFFLLSPFIEGFLVSLKPLSQLFSSPYTFWPENGSFAAYFDMWKTVPGFARYIFNSFFISIVSTCIVLLLVVPAAYAFARFRFAGMGLVLGAFLAVSMFSGAVLLIPLFRLMRTLGLLNTYWAMIIPGAAFLIPSAIWLLRTYMMRIPTELNEAAYMDGASQFYTFRRVILPIARPGIVVVAIVTFIGAYSQQFIFALTFNSKTEYMPLPIGLYAFFGKQEVIWNELMAASFVGILPALVIIFFLQRHLVGGLTAGAVKQ, encoded by the coding sequence ATGGCGCTGTTTCGCAAGGACGACACCGCGATGATCGACCGCTATCGCTGGTGGGAAATCGTCGGCATCTACCTCGGTATCTTCGCCTTCCTGTTCTTCCTGCTGTCGCCCTTCATCGAGGGCTTCCTGGTCAGCCTGAAGCCGCTGTCGCAGCTGTTCTCCTCGCCCTATACCTTCTGGCCGGAGAACGGCTCTTTCGCCGCCTATTTCGACATGTGGAAGACGGTGCCGGGCTTCGCGCGCTATATCTTCAACTCCTTCTTCATCTCGATCGTCTCGACCTGCATCGTGCTTCTGCTGGTGGTGCCCGCCGCCTATGCCTTTGCCCGCTTCCGCTTTGCCGGCATGGGGCTGGTGCTGGGGGCCTTCCTGGCGGTCAGCATGTTCTCGGGCGCGGTGCTGTTGATCCCGCTGTTCCGGCTGATGCGGACGCTGGGGCTTCTGAACACCTATTGGGCGATGATCATTCCGGGCGCGGCCTTCCTGATCCCCTCGGCCATCTGGCTGCTCAGGACCTACATGATGCGCATCCCGACCGAGCTGAACGAGGCCGCCTACATGGATGGCGCCAGCCAGTTCTATACCTTCCGCCGGGTGATCCTGCCGATCGCGCGTCCGGGCATCGTCGTGGTCGCCATCGTGACCTTCATCGGCGCCTATTCACAGCAGTTCATCTTCGCGCTGACCTTCAACTCCAAGACCGAATACATGCCACTACCGATCGGGCTCTACGCCTTCTTCGGCAAGCAGGAGGTGATCTGGAACGAGCTGATGGCCGCCAGTTTCGTGGGCATCCTGCCCGCACTGGTCATCATCTTCTTCCTGCAACGCCATCTCGTGGGCGGGCTGACCGCCGGCGCGGTGAAACAATAA
- a CDS encoding extracellular solute-binding protein: protein MTTLFKRSLIGLALAGSTALPALAEDISWIYCGDRIDGVHEKYIAEWNTANPDFQVKPELVGWAQCQDKATTLAAAGSPVGLAYVGSRTLKEFALNELIVPVPMTEEEKAAYYPHIVDTVTFQDNQWGVPVAFSTKALYWNKDLFKAAGLDPETPPKTWAEEIEFAKIIKEKTGTPGYGLSAKTMDNTMHQFLHWIYTNNGKVIDAEDNIVLDSPENLAALQAYKDITPYSVEGATAYEQNEMRAIFLDGKVGMLQASAGTATRLAETDINWGVTTLPLGPSATGPGTLLITDSLVVFAGTGVEEKATEFAKYITSPDIQIQYEMSPDAGLTPLRPRPEVEELVKNTPFWKPYIDGIEYGGPEPLFTDYKGLQNVMIEMVQSVVTGAAEPQAALTKAAEALEEYK, encoded by the coding sequence GTGACCACACTCTTCAAACGCAGCCTGATCGGGCTGGCCCTTGCCGGCAGCACCGCCCTGCCCGCCCTCGCCGAAGACATCAGCTGGATCTATTGCGGCGACCGCATCGACGGCGTGCATGAAAAATACATCGCCGAATGGAACACCGCCAACCCGGACTTCCAGGTCAAGCCCGAGCTGGTGGGCTGGGCCCAGTGCCAGGACAAGGCGACCACGCTGGCCGCCGCCGGCAGCCCGGTCGGGCTGGCCTATGTCGGCTCGCGCACGCTGAAGGAATTCGCGCTGAACGAGCTGATCGTGCCGGTGCCGATGACCGAAGAGGAAAAGGCGGCCTATTACCCCCATATCGTCGACACCGTGACCTTCCAGGACAACCAGTGGGGCGTGCCCGTCGCCTTCTCGACCAAGGCGCTCTACTGGAACAAGGATCTGTTCAAGGCCGCCGGGCTTGACCCCGAGACGCCGCCGAAGACCTGGGCCGAAGAGATCGAGTTCGCCAAGATCATCAAGGAAAAGACCGGCACCCCGGGTTATGGCCTCTCGGCCAAAACCATGGACAACACCATGCACCAGTTCCTGCACTGGATTTACACCAACAACGGCAAGGTGATCGATGCCGAGGATAACATCGTCCTCGACAGCCCCGAGAACCTGGCCGCGCTTCAGGCCTACAAGGACATCACCCCGTACTCGGTCGAAGGCGCCACCGCCTACGAGCAGAACGAGATGCGGGCGATCTTCCTCGATGGCAAGGTCGGCATGCTGCAGGCGTCGGCCGGCACCGCGACCCGTCTTGCGGAAACCGACATCAACTGGGGCGTGACCACCCTGCCGCTGGGGCCGTCGGCCACCGGGCCGGGCACGCTGCTGATCACCGACAGCCTCGTGGTCTTCGCGGGCACCGGGGTCGAGGAAAAGGCGACCGAATTCGCCAAGTACATCACCTCGCCCGATATCCAGATCCAGTACGAGATGTCGCCGGATGCCGGCCTGACCCCGCTGCGTCCGCGCCCCGAGGTCGAGGAACTGGTGAAGAACACGCCCTTCTGGAAGCCCTATATCGACGGCATCGAATATGGCGGACCCGAGCCCCTGTTCACCGATTACAAGGGCCTGCAGAACGTCATGATCGAGATGGTCCAGTCGGTCGTCACCGGCGCGGCCGAGCCGCAGGCGGCACTGACCAAGGCCGCCGAGGCCCTGGAAGAATACAAGTAA